Proteins encoded in a region of the Isosphaeraceae bacterium EP7 genome:
- a CDS encoding serine/threonine-protein kinase: MRNLSRIKFTRGREGFGYAERDERGQVVAMLDANGGEVWRMPDYGWEVLGREDPLACSESSQGIGESDHFGSSIESHFFASEESCSRWAQPSRVIHEDGPQPTTTAFECEAQPIPYEPEGTSFFPTRPESVHRDDSPRQSLFWRAAIESGLVDEASLLESWLRLDVAQRIPDDAADRRLARQAVDDGKLTVWQVKRLLRGRSQGYHLDRYLLLDQIGQGGMGQVFLAYDPLHIRKVAIKVLSQGPSRTPQALIRFRREALVGARLGHENLVRVYGDGLSLGVRFLVMEYVEGTDVARMIRDQHHLPPALVAKIGRQVALGLEHAHERGLIHRDVSPSNILVSRDGQAKLADLGLAIDLTDPGQVTSQGVTLGTLDYLSPEQARSSRRVDIRSDIYSLGCTLYHMACGCVPFPATSLPAKLCAHLADEPRPPTEISPGLPAGLEQVILRMMRKDPADRYCDPDQVALALNPFVA; this comes from the coding sequence ATGCGCAATCTCAGTCGAATCAAGTTCACCCGAGGACGCGAGGGCTTCGGCTACGCTGAGCGTGACGAACGAGGCCAGGTCGTCGCGATGCTCGATGCGAATGGCGGCGAAGTCTGGCGTATGCCCGATTACGGATGGGAGGTCCTCGGCCGAGAGGATCCACTTGCCTGCTCCGAGTCGTCGCAGGGCATCGGCGAATCGGATCATTTCGGCAGTTCGATCGAATCTCACTTCTTCGCATCCGAGGAGTCGTGCTCACGATGGGCCCAGCCCAGCCGGGTGATTCACGAGGACGGACCGCAGCCGACAACAACAGCGTTCGAATGCGAAGCCCAGCCCATTCCCTATGAGCCCGAGGGCACCTCGTTCTTCCCGACCCGACCCGAGTCCGTACACCGCGACGACAGCCCCCGTCAGTCGCTCTTCTGGCGGGCTGCAATCGAGAGCGGGCTGGTGGACGAGGCATCGTTGCTCGAGTCATGGCTGAGGCTGGATGTCGCGCAGCGGATCCCGGACGACGCGGCCGACCGCAGGCTGGCGCGCCAGGCGGTCGACGACGGCAAGCTCACGGTCTGGCAGGTCAAGCGCCTGTTGAGAGGGCGGTCGCAAGGCTACCACCTGGATCGCTACTTGCTCCTCGACCAGATCGGGCAGGGGGGGATGGGGCAGGTCTTCCTGGCCTACGACCCGCTGCACATCCGCAAGGTTGCGATCAAGGTTCTGTCGCAGGGCCCGTCCAGGACTCCCCAGGCTCTGATCCGGTTCCGCCGAGAGGCCCTGGTCGGAGCCCGCCTGGGCCACGAGAATCTCGTCCGCGTTTACGGCGACGGCCTGTCCCTGGGCGTCCGATTCCTGGTCATGGAATATGTCGAGGGCACGGACGTCGCCCGGATGATCCGCGATCAGCACCACCTGCCCCCCGCCTTGGTCGCCAAGATCGGCCGGCAGGTGGCGCTGGGTCTGGAGCACGCCCACGAGCGGGGCCTGATCCATCGCGACGTCAGTCCGTCGAACATCCTGGTTTCGCGCGACGGCCAGGCGAAACTCGCCGACCTGGGTCTGGCCATCGACCTGACCGACCCGGGGCAGGTGACCAGCCAGGGCGTGACCCTGGGGACGCTCGACTATCTCTCTCCCGAGCAGGCGCGGAGTTCCCGGAGGGTCGATATTCGCAGCGACATCTATTCGCTGGGCTGCACCCTCTACCACATGGCCTGCGGCTGTGTCCCCTTCCCCGCGACCTCGCTGCCCGCCAAGCTCTGCGCCCATCTAGCGGACGAGCCGAGGCCCCCGACCGAGATCTCGCCCGGGCTTCCCGCGGGCCTCGAACAGGTCATCCTGCGGATGATGCGCAAGGATCCCGCCGATCGCTACTGCGACCCCGATCAGGTCGCCCTCGCCCTCAACCCGTTCGTCGCCTGA
- a CDS encoding sugar O-acetyltransferase, with protein sequence MISERDKMLAGNLYNANDPELVALRRRARALCRDLEHLSLEDIVGHRRILSNLFGIDAPDVHVEAPFHCDYGRNVTLGKRAYFNVNCVILDVAPVTIGDDVLFGPGVQIYTATHPIDPVERRSGLESGKPITIGSDVWIGGAAILCPGVTIGARSVIGAGSVVTRDIPEGVIAAGNPCRVLRPI encoded by the coding sequence ATGATCAGCGAACGCGACAAGATGCTCGCCGGCAACCTCTACAACGCCAACGACCCCGAGCTGGTCGCCCTCCGTCGCCGTGCCCGCGCTCTCTGCCGCGACCTGGAACATCTGTCGCTCGAGGACATCGTCGGCCACCGCCGTATCCTGTCGAACCTCTTCGGAATCGACGCCCCCGACGTCCACGTCGAGGCCCCGTTCCATTGCGACTACGGTCGCAACGTCACGCTGGGGAAGAGGGCGTACTTCAACGTCAACTGCGTCATCCTCGACGTCGCGCCCGTGACCATCGGCGATGACGTCCTCTTCGGGCCCGGGGTGCAGATTTATACGGCCACCCACCCCATCGACCCCGTCGAGCGCCGATCGGGCCTGGAGTCCGGCAAGCCGATCACGATCGGCTCCGACGTCTGGATCGGCGGAGCAGCGATCCTCTGCCCCGGGGTCACGATCGGCGCCCGCTCCGTGATCGGGGCCGGCAGCGTCGTCACCCGTGATATCCCCGAAGGGGTCATCGCCGCAGGCAACCCCTGCCGCGTTCTCCGCCCGATCTGA
- the pckA gene encoding phosphoenolpyruvate carboxykinase (ATP), protein MSRFSLAEYGITVEDVRRNVAPAVLYEDAMRRESDTSIAESGALVAYSGAKTGRSPKDKRIVRSPQSEADIWWGNVNIPLAPSSFEINRERAKDWLNTRGRIYCLDAFAGWDPENRIKVRVICSRPYHALFMHTMLIRPTKDELSTFGKPDFVIYNAGEFPANAHTPGMTSKTSVALSFEDGEVVILGTEYAGEMKKGVFTLMNYLMPKRGVMSMHCSATADRDSGRSSVMFGLSGTGKTTLSADPNRMLIGDDEHCWSDNGIFNIEGGCYAKTIDLTNEKEPEIFQALHFGAVLENVVIGSEDHRVDFADTHITENTRGAYPIEFIGNAKIPCVAGHPTDVIFLTCDAFGVLPPVSKLTPAQAMYHFISGYTAKVAGTEVGVVDPQATFSPCFGGPFMVWHPSHYARMLADKIKKHGARVWLVNTGWSGGPYGIGKRMSLSYTRTILDQIHAGTLADARTATDPTFGFEVIADCPGVPARILDPRSTWPDPDAYDAAARKLAGLFIANFKAYESGVGQDVRAAGPKP, encoded by the coding sequence ATGTCTCGCTTCTCGCTCGCGGAATACGGCATCACCGTCGAAGACGTCCGGCGCAACGTCGCGCCAGCCGTCCTATACGAGGACGCCATGCGGCGGGAGTCCGACACCAGCATCGCCGAGAGTGGCGCGCTCGTCGCCTACTCGGGCGCCAAGACCGGCCGATCGCCCAAGGACAAGCGGATCGTCCGGTCGCCCCAGTCCGAGGCCGACATCTGGTGGGGCAACGTCAATATCCCTCTCGCCCCCAGCAGCTTCGAGATCAATCGAGAGCGGGCCAAGGACTGGCTGAACACGCGGGGGCGCATCTACTGCCTCGACGCCTTCGCCGGCTGGGACCCTGAGAACCGGATCAAGGTCCGCGTCATCTGCTCCCGGCCATACCATGCGCTGTTCATGCACACGATGCTCATCCGCCCCACCAAGGACGAGCTGTCCACCTTCGGCAAGCCCGACTTCGTCATCTACAACGCCGGTGAATTCCCCGCCAACGCCCATACGCCCGGCATGACGTCGAAGACCTCCGTCGCCCTCAGTTTCGAGGACGGCGAGGTCGTCATCCTCGGAACGGAGTACGCCGGCGAGATGAAGAAGGGGGTCTTCACCCTCATGAATTACCTCATGCCCAAGCGGGGCGTGATGTCGATGCATTGCTCCGCCACCGCCGACCGCGATTCCGGTCGCTCGTCCGTGATGTTCGGCCTCTCGGGGACCGGCAAGACGACCCTGTCGGCGGACCCCAATCGCATGCTCATCGGCGATGATGAGCATTGCTGGTCGGACAATGGCATCTTTAACATCGAGGGCGGTTGCTACGCCAAGACAATCGACCTGACCAATGAGAAGGAGCCCGAGATCTTCCAGGCGCTCCATTTCGGGGCCGTCCTGGAGAACGTGGTCATTGGTTCCGAAGACCATCGGGTCGACTTCGCCGACACGCACATCACCGAGAACACGCGCGGGGCCTACCCCATCGAGTTCATCGGCAACGCCAAGATCCCCTGCGTCGCGGGCCATCCCACCGACGTCATTTTCCTCACCTGCGACGCCTTCGGCGTCCTCCCCCCCGTAAGCAAGCTCACCCCCGCGCAGGCGATGTACCACTTCATCAGCGGCTACACCGCCAAAGTCGCCGGCACCGAAGTCGGCGTCGTCGATCCCCAGGCCACGTTCTCCCCCTGCTTCGGCGGCCCGTTCATGGTCTGGCACCCCAGCCACTATGCCCGGATGCTGGCCGACAAGATCAAGAAGCACGGGGCACGCGTCTGGCTCGTCAACACCGGCTGGAGCGGAGGCCCCTACGGTATTGGCAAGCGGATGTCGCTGTCCTACACCCGGACCATCCTCGACCAGATCCACGCGGGAACCCTGGCCGACGCCCGCACCGCGACCGACCCAACCTTCGGCTTCGAGGTCATCGCCGACTGCCCCGGGGTCCCCGCCCGAATCCTCGATCCCCGGTCAACCTGGCCCGACCCCGACGCCTACGACGCCGCGGCCAGGAAGCTGGCCGGTCTATTCATCGCCAATTTCAAGGCCTACGAATCCGGGGTCGGCCAGGATGTTCGGGCGGCCGGCCCGAAGCCCTGA
- a CDS encoding pyridoxal-phosphate dependent enzyme gives MATAPADLGPEDLPAIGPEAVEQAARRIADYVHRTPVLTGATLDRLCGGTVGLKCENFQKVGAFKFRGAVNALLQLGDAGRAYGVVTHSSGNHAQALACAGQILGVPVCVVMPHTAPEVKRAATRGYGGTVVSCEPTLADREATVARLVSQHGYEIVHPFDDWRVIAGQGTVALELLDQAGPLDLILSPVGGGGLLAGTALAVQGKSPDTLVIGVEPAAADDAKRSLAAGSILPSGDPKTIADGLRTSLGTRPWTIIRRHVHSIVSVGEPEIIDALRFVWERFKIVIEPSSAVTVAPLLAGTLDVKGQRVGVILGGGNVDLSPMFDALKARWL, from the coding sequence TTGGCCACCGCACCCGCCGATCTCGGGCCCGAAGACCTCCCGGCCATCGGACCCGAGGCCGTCGAGCAGGCCGCGCGACGGATCGCCGACTACGTACACCGCACGCCGGTCCTCACCGGCGCGACCCTGGACCGGCTCTGCGGCGGCACCGTCGGCCTGAAGTGCGAGAACTTCCAGAAGGTCGGCGCCTTCAAGTTCCGCGGGGCCGTCAACGCCCTGCTCCAGCTCGGAGACGCCGGCCGGGCGTACGGGGTCGTCACCCACTCCTCGGGCAATCACGCGCAGGCGCTCGCCTGCGCCGGCCAAATTCTCGGCGTGCCCGTCTGCGTCGTCATGCCTCACACCGCCCCCGAGGTCAAACGAGCCGCGACTCGCGGCTACGGCGGGACCGTCGTCTCCTGCGAGCCGACCCTGGCCGACCGCGAGGCGACCGTCGCGCGCCTCGTCTCGCAACACGGCTACGAGATCGTCCACCCCTTCGACGACTGGCGCGTGATCGCGGGACAGGGGACCGTCGCACTGGAGTTGCTCGACCAGGCCGGCCCGCTCGACCTGATCCTCTCCCCCGTCGGCGGCGGGGGCCTGCTCGCCGGCACGGCGCTTGCTGTTCAGGGGAAGTCGCCCGACACGCTCGTCATCGGGGTCGAGCCCGCCGCGGCCGATGACGCGAAACGGTCGCTGGCGGCCGGATCTATCCTCCCCTCCGGGGACCCGAAGACAATCGCCGACGGCCTCCGTACTTCGCTTGGAACGCGTCCCTGGACGATCATCCGCCGCCACGTCCACTCGATCGTCAGCGTCGGCGAGCCCGAGATCATCGACGCCCTCAGGTTCGTCTGGGAACGCTTCAAGATCGTCATCGAGCCCTCGTCGGCCGTCACCGTCGCCCCCCTCCTCGCCGGCACGCTCGACGTGAAGGGCCAGCGGGTCGGGGTGATCCTGGGCGGCGGAAATGTCGATCTCAGTCCGATGTTCGACGCCCTCAAGGCACGCTGGCTCTAA
- a CDS encoding NIPSNAP family protein, whose product MRTILFTLLAVMAAYPALAIAADDPKPAEGQRVFEMRTYVAHEGKFDALKSRFRDHTLKLFEKHGITNIAYFVPRSKSDGSDKTLIYVLAYPSADAAKASWEAFRADPEWKVAAAASEKDGKLVKEVISVFLDPTDFSPIK is encoded by the coding sequence ATGCGCACGATCCTCTTCACGCTCCTGGCCGTCATGGCCGCCTACCCGGCCTTGGCGATCGCTGCCGACGACCCCAAGCCAGCCGAGGGCCAGCGGGTCTTTGAAATGCGGACATACGTCGCGCACGAGGGCAAATTCGACGCCTTGAAGTCCCGCTTCCGCGACCACACGCTCAAGCTGTTCGAGAAGCACGGCATCACCAACATCGCCTACTTCGTCCCCAGGTCGAAATCAGACGGCAGCGACAAGACGCTCATCTACGTGCTGGCCTACCCCAGCGCCGACGCCGCAAAAGCCTCGTGGGAAGCCTTCCGCGCCGACCCCGAGTGGAAGGTGGCCGCCGCGGCGAGCGAGAAAGACGGCAAGCTGGTCAAGGAAGTCATCTCCGTCTTCCTCGACCCGACCGACTTCAGCCCCATCAAGTGA